A single Mixta calida DNA region contains:
- the acs gene encoding acetate--CoA ligase: MSQIIKHPVPASIAEHTLINAEQYQSMYQQSVQDPDAFWGEQGKMLDWIKPYTRVKNTSFAPGNISIRWYEDGTLNLAANCLDRHLHERGDHPAIIWEGDDASESKTLTYRQLHREVCRFANVLKELETKKGDVVAIYMPMVPEAAVAMLACARIGAVHSVIFGGFSPEAVAGRIIDSSAKLVVTADEGIRAGRTIPLKKNVDEALKNPGVTSVEHVVVLKRTGNEIAWQNGRDSWWHERMNSACSHHQPEEMNAEDPLFILYTSGSTGKPKGVLHTTGGYLVYVAATFKYVFDYQPSDVYWCTADVGWITGHSYLLYGPLACGATTLMFEGVPNWPQPSRMAEVVDKHKVTLLYTAPTAIRALMAEGDRAIAGTSRASLRILGSVGEPINPEAWEWYYKKIGDSRCPIVDTWWQTETGGFMITPLPGATELKAGSATKPFFGVQPALVDNEGQSQEGACEGNLVIVDSWPGQARTLFGDHERFEQTYFSTFKNMYFSGDGARRDEDGYYWITGRVDDVLNVSGHRLGTAEIESALVSHAKIAEAAVVGIPHSIKGQAIYAYITLNHGEEPTPELYAEVRNWVRKEIGPIATPDVLHWTDSLPKTRSGKIMRRILRKIATGDTSNLGDTSTLADPGVVEKLLEEKQSIAMP, from the coding sequence ATGAGCCAAATCATTAAACATCCCGTTCCCGCCAGCATTGCGGAACATACGCTGATAAATGCGGAACAGTACCAGTCGATGTATCAACAATCGGTACAGGACCCTGACGCTTTTTGGGGCGAGCAAGGGAAAATGCTGGACTGGATCAAGCCTTACACCAGAGTGAAGAATACCTCTTTCGCGCCGGGCAATATCAGCATTCGCTGGTATGAGGACGGCACGCTCAATCTGGCGGCCAACTGTCTGGACCGCCATCTGCACGAACGCGGCGATCATCCCGCCATCATCTGGGAAGGCGACGACGCCAGCGAAAGCAAAACGCTGACCTACCGCCAGCTTCATCGTGAGGTCTGCCGTTTCGCCAATGTGCTGAAAGAGCTGGAGACCAAAAAGGGCGACGTCGTTGCAATCTATATGCCGATGGTGCCGGAAGCGGCGGTGGCGATGCTGGCCTGCGCACGCATCGGCGCGGTGCACTCGGTGATTTTCGGCGGCTTTTCGCCGGAAGCGGTGGCGGGACGCATTATCGACTCCAGCGCCAAACTGGTGGTGACCGCCGACGAGGGCATCCGCGCGGGCCGCACTATTCCGCTGAAAAAGAATGTCGACGAGGCGTTAAAAAACCCCGGCGTCACCAGCGTGGAGCATGTGGTGGTGCTGAAACGCACCGGCAATGAGATCGCCTGGCAGAACGGCCGCGACAGCTGGTGGCACGAACGCATGAACAGCGCCTGTTCGCACCACCAGCCGGAAGAGATGAATGCGGAAGATCCGCTGTTTATCCTTTATACCTCTGGATCTACCGGCAAGCCGAAGGGCGTGCTGCACACCACCGGCGGTTATTTGGTTTACGTCGCCGCCACCTTTAAATATGTCTTCGATTATCAACCCAGCGACGTCTACTGGTGCACCGCCGACGTAGGCTGGATCACCGGCCACAGCTACCTGCTTTACGGCCCGCTGGCCTGCGGCGCCACCACGCTGATGTTCGAAGGGGTGCCTAACTGGCCGCAGCCGAGCCGCATGGCGGAAGTGGTAGACAAGCATAAGGTGACGCTGCTCTATACCGCGCCGACGGCGATCCGCGCGCTGATGGCGGAAGGCGACCGGGCGATTGCCGGCACCAGCCGCGCGTCGCTGCGCATTCTGGGATCGGTGGGTGAGCCGATTAACCCGGAAGCCTGGGAGTGGTATTACAAAAAAATCGGCGACAGCCGCTGCCCGATCGTCGATACCTGGTGGCAGACCGAGACCGGCGGCTTCATGATCACCCCCCTGCCCGGCGCCACCGAGCTGAAAGCGGGTTCGGCGACCAAACCTTTCTTCGGCGTGCAGCCAGCGCTGGTGGATAATGAAGGACAAAGTCAGGAAGGCGCCTGCGAAGGCAACCTGGTCATTGTCGACTCCTGGCCGGGCCAGGCGCGCACGCTGTTCGGCGATCACGAGCGCTTTGAGCAAACCTATTTCTCCACCTTCAAAAATATGTATTTCAGCGGCGACGGCGCGCGACGCGACGAGGATGGCTACTACTGGATCACCGGCCGCGTGGATGACGTGCTGAACGTCTCCGGTCATCGTCTGGGCACTGCCGAAATCGAATCGGCGCTGGTTTCCCACGCCAAAATCGCCGAAGCAGCGGTGGTCGGCATCCCGCACAGCATTAAGGGCCAGGCAATCTACGCCTATATTACGCTGAACCATGGCGAAGAGCCGACGCCGGAGCTGTATGCGGAAGTGCGCAACTGGGTGCGCAAGGAGATTGGGCCGATCGCCACCCCGGACGTGCTGCACTGGACCGATTCGCTGCCGAAAACCCGCTCCGGCAAGATTATGCGCCGCATCCTGCGCAAAATCGCCACCGGCGACACCAGTAACCTGGGCGACACCTCAACACTGGCTGATCCTGGCGTAGTGGAAAAACTGCTGGAGGAGAAACAGAGCATCGCCATGCCATAA
- a CDS encoding DUF485 domain-containing protein, whose amino-acid sequence MNDAIYARIENSARFKELVQKRQRFALILSIIMLILYVGFILLIAFAPDWLGAPLHEGTNVTRGIPIGVGLIVISFLLTGVYVWRANGEFDRLTKQIIDEVK is encoded by the coding sequence ATGAACGACGCTATCTATGCCCGGATAGAGAACAGCGCGCGCTTTAAAGAGCTGGTGCAAAAGCGCCAGCGTTTCGCGCTGATTCTGTCCATCATCATGCTCATCCTGTATGTCGGCTTTATTTTACTTATCGCTTTCGCCCCCGACTGGCTGGGCGCCCCGCTGCATGAGGGCACCAACGTTACGCGCGGCATCCCCATCGGCGTCGGCCTGATTGTGATCTCTTTCCTGTTGACCGGCGTTTACGTCTGGCGCGCCAACGGCGAGTTCGATCGCCTGACTAAACAGATTATCGATGAGGTGAAATAA
- the actP gene encoding cation/acetate symporter ActP, with translation MIGLKRFAAGLTLLLPLPLLAADAISGAVQKQSTNYQAIVMFLVFVAGTLGITWWASKRTRSRSDYYTAGGNITGFQNGLAMAGDFMSAASFLGISALVYTSGYDGLIYSLGFLVGWPIILFLIAERLRNLGRYTFADVASYRLQQKPIRTLSACGSLVVVALYLIAQMVGAGKLIQLLFGLDYHVAVVLVGILMVLYVLFGGMLATTWVQIIKAVLLLFGASFMAIMVMKSVGFSFNTLFTEAMAVHPKGQAIMRPGGLVNDPVSALSLGLGLMFGTAGLPHILMRFFTVSDAREARKSVFWATGFMGYFYFLTFIIGFGAILLVGANPAFKDATGALIGGNNMAAVHLANAVGGSTFLGFISAVAFATILAVVAGLTLAGASAVSHDLYASVVRKGQATEREELRVSKITVLVLGVVAIALGILFEKQNIAFMVGLAFSIAASCNFPIILLSMYWSRLTTRGAMIGGWLGLLTAVLLMILGPTVWVQVLGHATPVFPYEYPALFSMLVAFIGTWLFSITDHSAQGAQERQLFRAQFVRSQTGIGIDQGKAH, from the coding sequence ATGATCGGGCTAAAACGCTTTGCCGCAGGCCTGACGCTGCTGCTTCCCCTGCCGCTGCTGGCCGCCGATGCGATTAGCGGCGCGGTGCAGAAACAGAGCACTAACTATCAGGCGATTGTCATGTTCCTGGTGTTCGTTGCCGGGACGCTCGGCATCACCTGGTGGGCTTCAAAACGCACCCGCTCGCGCAGCGACTACTATACCGCGGGCGGCAATATCACCGGCTTTCAAAACGGGCTGGCGATGGCCGGCGACTTTATGTCCGCCGCCTCGTTTCTCGGCATCTCCGCGCTGGTTTACACCTCCGGCTACGACGGCCTGATCTATTCGCTGGGCTTTCTGGTCGGCTGGCCGATCATTCTGTTTCTGATCGCCGAGCGGCTGCGCAACCTGGGCCGCTACACCTTCGCTGATGTCGCCTCTTACCGCTTACAGCAGAAGCCGATCCGCACGCTTTCCGCCTGCGGCTCGCTGGTGGTGGTCGCCCTTTATCTGATTGCGCAGATGGTCGGCGCAGGCAAGCTGATTCAGCTGCTGTTTGGGCTGGATTACCATGTGGCGGTAGTGCTGGTCGGCATTCTGATGGTGCTGTACGTGCTGTTCGGCGGCATGCTGGCGACCACATGGGTGCAGATCATCAAAGCGGTGCTGCTGCTGTTCGGCGCTTCTTTTATGGCGATCATGGTGATGAAATCGGTCGGCTTCAGCTTCAACACGCTGTTTACCGAGGCGATGGCGGTGCATCCCAAAGGTCAGGCGATTATGCGCCCCGGCGGGCTGGTCAACGATCCTGTCTCCGCGCTGTCGCTGGGATTGGGTCTGATGTTCGGCACCGCCGGTCTGCCGCATATCCTGATGCGCTTCTTTACCGTCAGCGACGCGCGCGAGGCGCGCAAAAGCGTGTTCTGGGCTACGGGCTTTATGGGCTATTTCTACTTCCTGACCTTTATTATCGGCTTCGGCGCGATTTTACTGGTCGGCGCCAACCCGGCATTTAAAGACGCCACCGGCGCGCTGATTGGCGGCAACAATATGGCGGCGGTGCATCTGGCGAACGCGGTGGGCGGCAGCACCTTCCTCGGCTTTATCTCCGCCGTCGCCTTCGCCACCATTCTGGCGGTGGTCGCCGGGCTGACGCTGGCGGGCGCCTCCGCCGTATCGCACGATCTCTACGCCAGCGTGGTGCGTAAAGGTCAGGCGACCGAACGCGAGGAGCTACGCGTCTCGAAAATCACCGTGCTGGTGCTGGGCGTGGTGGCGATTGCGCTGGGCATTCTGTTTGAAAAACAGAATATCGCCTTTATGGTCGGTCTGGCCTTCTCTATCGCCGCCAGCTGTAATTTCCCGATCATTCTGCTGTCGATGTACTGGTCGCGGCTGACCACGCGCGGCGCGATGATCGGTGGCTGGCTGGGACTGCTGACGGCGGTGTTGCTGATGATCCTTGGCCCGACGGTATGGGTGCAGGTGCTCGGCCATGCGACGCCGGTTTTCCCGTATGAGTATCCGGCGCTGTTCTCGATGCTGGTCGCCTTTATCGGCACCTGGCTGTTCTCGATCACTGACCACTCCGCGCAGGGCGCGCAGGAGCGTCAGCTGTTCCGCGCCCAGTTCGTGCGTTCGCAAACCGGCATCGGCATCGATCAGGGCAAAGCCCACTAA
- a CDS encoding LrgB family protein, with protein MNDLIISLLCFIATLCVYFLNKRLYRRWRKLLLMPLVLTPLLLVGMLLLTHISWQDYIGESRWLLWLLGPATLAFAVPVYENMTIIRRHWLSLSAGVVTATLVAVCSSVWLARLLTLPEIIQRSLAVRSITTPFALAAAQQVGGQPDLVALFVVITGVFGMAVGDVLFLRLAVKQGLAKGAGFGAASHGAGTARAYELGQQEGVVSSLVMMLSGVVTVVIAPLIGQLMWATS; from the coding sequence ATGAATGATCTGATTATCAGCCTGCTCTGTTTTATCGCCACGCTCTGCGTCTATTTTCTGAATAAACGGCTCTATCGCCGCTGGCGTAAGCTGCTGCTGATGCCGCTGGTGCTGACGCCGCTGCTGCTGGTGGGGATGCTGCTGTTGACCCATATCTCCTGGCAGGATTATATCGGCGAGAGCCGCTGGCTGCTGTGGCTGCTCGGCCCGGCGACGCTGGCGTTTGCGGTGCCGGTCTATGAAAACATGACGATTATCCGTCGCCACTGGCTGTCGCTGTCGGCGGGCGTGGTAACCGCTACGCTGGTAGCGGTATGCAGCTCGGTCTGGCTGGCGCGTCTGCTGACGCTGCCGGAAATTATCCAGCGTAGCCTGGCGGTGCGTTCGATCACCACGCCGTTCGCCCTGGCCGCGGCGCAGCAGGTGGGCGGACAGCCCGACCTGGTGGCGCTGTTTGTGGTGATCACCGGCGTCTTCGGCATGGCGGTCGGCGATGTGCTGTTTCTGCGGCTGGCGGTTAAGCAGGGGCTGGCGAAAGGCGCGGGCTTCGGCGCCGCCTCACATGGCGCAGGCACCGCGCGCGCCTATGAGTTAGGGCAGCAGGAGGGGGTGGTTTCCAGCCTGGTGATGATGCTGTCGGGCGTAGTCACGGTGGTGATCGCGCCGCTGATCGGCCAGCTGATGTGGGCGACGAGCTAA
- a CDS encoding CidA/LrgA family protein, translating to MAVAISPQSTGWLRRLQVPLQVGIYIGLFIFAQQLVGWLHLPLPANIVGMLLLLTLIVLRIVPLKWVKAGGSWLLAEMLLFFVPAVVAVVNYGDLLKVEGWRICVVIALSTLMVLGATALVVDRVYRLEIWLAQRKQARHE from the coding sequence ATGGCGGTAGCGATAAGCCCTCAAAGTACGGGCTGGCTGCGGCGTTTACAGGTGCCGTTGCAGGTGGGCATTTATATCGGTCTGTTTATCTTCGCTCAGCAGCTGGTGGGTTGGCTGCATCTGCCGCTGCCGGCCAATATCGTCGGCATGCTGCTGCTGCTGACGCTGATTGTGCTGCGCATCGTGCCGCTGAAGTGGGTGAAGGCGGGCGGCAGTTGGCTGCTGGCGGAAATGCTGCTGTTTTTCGTACCGGCGGTGGTGGCGGTAGTTAACTACGGCGACCTGCTGAAAGTGGAAGGCTGGCGCATCTGCGTCGTTATCGCTCTCAGCACGCTGATGGTATTGGGCGCTACGGCGCTGGTGGTCGATCGCGTTTACCGGCTGGAGATCTGGCTGGCGCAGCGTAAGCAGGCGCGCCATGAATGA
- a CDS encoding LysR family transcriptional regulator — MDVRALRYFVEVVRQQSFTRAAETLFVTQPTISKMLRHLEEELGCTLLLREGRKLHLTDSGQVVYQRGLTILQAFKQLEMEIGDINQLKTGELRLGVPPMVGMQIAGSVSAFRQRYPGIALNIVESGGLAVQEAVLSGGLDLALTALPVDEQLPLNTLTLMQHPLCVLVPHAAPWRDRLSLSLTEVAQHPLLIFNEEFSLNRQLKKAFQRAGLTPQIAVRSGQWDFLAAMVQAGMGVAILPEPICQRLDRKSLLWLPLESDLTWTLGLIWREGSYLSRSAQAWIDCCRAFWPGEAPKISV; from the coding sequence ATGGACGTTCGGGCGCTACGTTATTTTGTCGAGGTGGTGCGTCAGCAAAGCTTTACCCGTGCGGCGGAGACGCTGTTCGTCACGCAGCCGACCATCAGTAAAATGCTGCGCCATCTTGAAGAAGAATTAGGCTGCACGCTGCTGCTGCGCGAAGGCCGCAAGCTGCATCTGACCGACAGCGGCCAGGTGGTATATCAGCGCGGCCTGACGATTTTGCAGGCGTTCAAGCAGCTGGAGATGGAGATCGGCGATATCAATCAGTTGAAGACCGGCGAGCTGCGCCTGGGCGTGCCGCCGATGGTGGGCATGCAGATCGCCGGGTCCGTCTCCGCCTTTCGTCAACGCTATCCCGGCATTGCGCTAAATATTGTCGAATCAGGCGGCCTGGCGGTACAGGAAGCCGTGCTGTCAGGCGGTCTCGATCTGGCGCTGACCGCACTGCCGGTAGATGAGCAGCTGCCGCTGAATACCCTGACGCTGATGCAGCATCCGCTCTGTGTGCTGGTGCCGCACGCGGCGCCCTGGCGCGATCGCCTGAGCCTCTCGCTGACGGAAGTGGCGCAGCATCCGCTACTGATTTTCAATGAGGAGTTTTCGCTAAACCGCCAGCTGAAAAAGGCGTTTCAGCGCGCGGGCCTGACGCCGCAGATCGCGGTGCGCAGCGGGCAATGGGATTTTCTGGCCGCAATGGTACAGGCGGGCATGGGCGTGGCGATTCTGCCGGAGCCGATTTGTCAAAGGCTCGATCGAAAATCGCTGCTGTGGCTGCCGCTGGAATCGGATTTAACGTGGACGCTGGGATTAATTTGGCGCGAAGGAAGCTATCTGTCCCGCAGCGCGCAGGCGTGGATTGACTGCTGTCGCGCCTTCTGGCCGGGCGAAGCGCCGAAGATTTCGGTATAA
- a CDS encoding Na+/H+ antiporter — translation MEIFFTILIMTLVVSLSGVAARIIPFQIPLPLVQIAAGALLAWPTFGLHVDFDPELFLVLFIPPLLFADGWKTPVNEFLHHGREIMGLALVLVLITVVGIGYLIYWMVPGIPLVPAFALAAVLSPTDAVALSGIVGEGRIPKKIMSILQGEALMNDASGLVSLKFAVAVAMGTMVFTVSGATVEFLKVAIGGLLAGAAVCWLFGKSLRLFSRLSGDDPTTQTVLLLLLPFASYLIAEHLGVSGILAAVAAGMMITRSGIMRRAPLAMRLRANSVWQMLEFVFNGMVFLMLGLQLPGILETSITEANADPNVELWMLFTDILLVYAALMLVRFGWLWTMQRLSKRLLTKKPMEFSSYSTRELLIASFAGVRGAITLAGVLSIPLFLPNGDAFPGRYELVFLATGVILFSLFVGVILLPVLLRGIDGIDKSVHRRELQQARAVMAGAAVESLYKMEERLTQDAEENIDNELLKEVSSRVIGNLRRRADGQSDLENAHVAEDLERRFRLTALRAERAELYHLRATQQISNETMQKLLRDLDLLEALLVEKEEH, via the coding sequence ATGGAAATCTTTTTTACTATTCTCATTATGACGTTAGTGGTGTCGCTCTCCGGCGTCGCCGCCCGTATTATCCCGTTTCAAATCCCGCTGCCGCTGGTGCAGATCGCCGCGGGCGCGCTGCTTGCCTGGCCGACTTTCGGCCTGCATGTCGATTTTGACCCGGAGCTGTTTCTGGTGTTGTTTATTCCGCCGCTGCTGTTCGCCGACGGCTGGAAAACGCCGGTTAACGAGTTTCTTCATCATGGCCGTGAAATCATGGGCCTGGCCTTAGTGCTGGTGCTGATCACCGTCGTGGGCATCGGCTATCTGATCTACTGGATGGTGCCGGGCATTCCACTGGTGCCCGCCTTCGCGCTGGCGGCGGTGCTGTCGCCGACGGATGCCGTGGCGCTGTCGGGCATCGTCGGCGAAGGGCGCATTCCCAAGAAGATCATGTCAATTTTGCAGGGCGAGGCGCTGATGAACGACGCGTCGGGCCTGGTGTCGCTCAAGTTCGCCGTTGCGGTGGCGATGGGAACGATGGTCTTTACCGTTTCCGGCGCGACCGTAGAGTTTCTGAAAGTGGCGATCGGCGGCCTGCTGGCGGGCGCTGCGGTCTGCTGGCTGTTCGGCAAATCACTGCGTCTTTTCAGCCGTCTGAGCGGCGACGATCCCACTACCCAGACGGTACTGCTGCTGCTGCTGCCGTTCGCCTCCTATCTGATCGCCGAGCATCTTGGCGTATCAGGCATCCTGGCGGCGGTGGCGGCCGGTATGATGATCACCCGCTCCGGCATTATGCGCCGCGCGCCGCTGGCGATGCGCCTGCGCGCCAACAGCGTCTGGCAGATGCTGGAATTCGTGTTTAACGGCATGGTGTTCCTGATGCTCGGCCTGCAACTGCCTGGCATTCTGGAAACCTCGATTACCGAGGCGAACGCCGATCCAAACGTCGAGCTGTGGATGCTGTTTACCGACATTCTGCTGGTGTACGCCGCCCTGATGCTGGTGCGTTTCGGCTGGCTCTGGACTATGCAGCGCCTCAGCAAGCGCCTGCTGACCAAAAAGCCCATGGAGTTCAGCAGCTACAGCACGCGCGAGTTGCTGATTGCTTCTTTTGCCGGGGTGCGCGGCGCGATTACGCTGGCCGGTGTGCTGTCGATACCGCTGTTCCTGCCGAACGGCGACGCTTTCCCTGGCCGTTACGAGCTGGTATTCCTTGCGACCGGCGTCATTCTCTTCTCGCTGTTTGTCGGCGTCATTCTGTTGCCAGTCTTGCTGCGCGGCATCGACGGCATTGATAAGAGCGTGCATCGCCGCGAACTGCAGCAGGCGCGTGCGGTAATGGCGGGTGCGGCGGTTGAAAGCCTCTATAAGATGGAAGAGCGCCTGACGCAGGATGCCGAAGAGAATATCGATAACGAGCTGTTGAAAGAGGTGAGCTCACGGGTGATAGGCAACCTGCGCCGCCGCGCCGACGGACAGAGCGACCTGGAGAATGCGCACGTGGCGGAGGATCTGGAGCGCCGCTTCCGCCTCACCGCGCTGCGCGCCGAACGCGCTGAGCTTTATCATCTGCGCGCCACGCAGCAGATCAGCAACGAGACGATGCAGAAGCTGCTGCGCGATCTCGACCTGCTGGAAGCGCTGCTGGTCGAGAAAGAGGAGCATTAA
- a CDS encoding NCS2 family permease yields the protein MSTPSQPARRSLDAWFQISARGSSVRQEIIAGLTTFLAMVYSVIVVPGMLGKAGFPPAAVFVSTCLVASFGSIIMGLWANLPMAIGCAISLTAFTAFSLVLGQQISIPVALGAVFLMGVLFTLISATGIRAWILRNLPMGVAHGTGIGIGLFLLLIAADGVGLVVKNPAPGLPVALGHFTSFPVIMSLLGLAVIFGLEKRRVPGGILLTIIAISLIGLAFDPAVSFKGLFAMPSLSDANGHSLLFSLDIGGALQAAVLPSVLALVMTAVFDATGTIRAVAGQANLLDKEGQIINGGKALTTDSISSIFAGLVGASPAAVYIESAAGTAAGGKTGLTAIVVGLLFLLILFMSPLAYLVPAYATAPALMYVGLLMLSNVAKIDFNDFVDAMSGLVTAVFIVLTCNIVTGIMLGFGGLVIGRLFAGEWRKLNIGTVIIAVALVAFYAGGWAL from the coding sequence ATGTCCACTCCTTCACAACCTGCGCGCCGTTCGCTTGACGCCTGGTTCCAGATCTCAGCGCGCGGCAGCAGCGTGCGTCAGGAGATTATCGCCGGTTTAACGACCTTTCTGGCGATGGTCTATTCGGTTATCGTCGTGCCGGGCATGCTGGGCAAAGCCGGTTTTCCTCCGGCGGCGGTCTTCGTCTCTACCTGCCTGGTCGCCAGCTTCGGCTCGATCATTATGGGCCTGTGGGCGAACCTGCCGATGGCGATTGGCTGTGCGATCTCGCTGACCGCCTTTACCGCCTTTAGCCTGGTGCTGGGGCAGCAGATCAGCATTCCGGTCGCGCTGGGCGCAGTATTCCTGATGGGCGTGCTGTTTACGCTGATCTCCGCCACCGGCATTCGCGCCTGGATTCTGCGCAACCTGCCGATGGGCGTGGCGCACGGCACCGGCATCGGCATCGGGCTGTTTCTGCTGCTGATCGCCGCTGACGGCGTCGGGCTGGTAGTGAAAAATCCGGCGCCGGGCCTGCCGGTGGCGCTGGGGCATTTCACCTCGTTTCCGGTCATTATGTCGCTGCTGGGCCTGGCCGTGATTTTTGGCCTGGAGAAGCGTCGCGTGCCAGGCGGCATCCTGTTGACCATTATCGCCATCTCGCTGATTGGCCTCGCGTTCGATCCCGCGGTGAGTTTTAAAGGGCTGTTTGCCATGCCGAGCCTGAGTGACGCTAACGGCCATTCGCTGCTGTTCAGCCTGGATATCGGCGGCGCGCTACAGGCGGCGGTGCTGCCCAGCGTGCTGGCGCTGGTGATGACGGCAGTTTTCGACGCCACCGGCACCATTCGCGCGGTGGCGGGGCAGGCTAATCTGCTGGATAAAGAGGGGCAGATCATCAACGGCGGCAAGGCGCTGACCACTGACTCCATCAGCAGTATTTTCGCTGGGCTGGTAGGCGCCTCGCCCGCGGCGGTCTATATCGAATCGGCGGCCGGCACGGCGGCGGGCGGTAAAACTGGCCTGACGGCGATCGTGGTCGGCCTGCTGTTCCTGCTGATCCTGTTTATGTCGCCGCTGGCTTATTTAGTACCGGCCTATGCTACGGCGCCCGCGCTGATGTATGTCGGCCTGCTGATGTTGAGCAACGTAGCGAAAATCGATTTCAACGATTTCGTCGACGCGATGTCCGGGCTGGTGACGGCGGTGTTTATCGTCCTGACCTGCAATATCGTCACCGGCATTATGCTCGGCTTCGGCGGGCTGGTGATTGGTCGTCTGTTCGCTGGCGAATGGCGCAAGCTGAATATCGGCACCGTGATTATCGCGGTGGCGCTGGTCGCTTTTTACGCGGGCGGCTGGGCGCTTTAA
- a CDS encoding glutathione S-transferase has product MIVVHHLNNSRSQRILWLLEELELPYEIKRYQRQASMLAPPELKKVHPLGKAPVITDGDRVVAESGAILEYLVGRYDRNRLLTPLDEEEALECRYWLHYAEGSLMPLVVMRLIFSRMGKPPVPWLLRPIGAAFGNGVRKGFLDKQLTTHRQFIEQHLTRLPWFAGQHLTLADIQMSFPIQGLAARGGLDGMPATQAWLDKISRRPAWQRAIQQGGELNLPD; this is encoded by the coding sequence ATGATCGTGGTTCATCATCTGAATAACTCCCGTTCGCAGCGTATTCTCTGGCTGCTGGAAGAGCTGGAGCTGCCGTATGAAATCAAGCGCTATCAGCGTCAGGCGTCGATGCTCGCCCCACCGGAATTGAAAAAAGTGCATCCGCTGGGCAAAGCGCCGGTAATCACCGATGGCGACCGCGTCGTAGCGGAATCAGGCGCGATTCTGGAATATCTGGTCGGGCGTTACGATCGCAACCGGCTGCTGACGCCGCTGGATGAGGAAGAAGCGCTTGAATGCCGCTACTGGTTACACTATGCGGAAGGATCGCTGATGCCGCTGGTGGTGATGCGCTTGATCTTCAGCCGCATGGGCAAGCCGCCGGTGCCGTGGCTGCTACGCCCGATCGGCGCGGCGTTCGGCAACGGCGTCCGTAAAGGCTTTCTCGATAAACAGCTGACCACGCACCGTCAATTTATCGAACAGCATCTGACCCGGCTGCCGTGGTTCGCTGGACAGCATCTGACGCTGGCCGATATTCAGATGAGCTTCCCCATTCAGGGGCTGGCGGCGCGCGGCGGGCTGGATGGCATGCCCGCTACACAGGCCTGGCTGGATAAAATCAGCCGCCGTCCCGCCTGGCAGCGGGCGATTCAGCAGGGTGGCGAACTGAATTTGCCGGACTAA
- the soxR gene encoding redox-sensitive transcriptional activator SoxR, producing the protein MKKSNYPKPVLTPGEVAKRSGVAVSALHFYESKGLIASTRNGGNQRRYSRDVLRRVAIIKIAQRIGIPLATVSESLAHMPVDKRISAKAWEALTEQWRAELNKRIETLTHLRDDLDGCIGCGCLSMRDCPLRNPNDRLAEEGTGAILLDPQREEE; encoded by the coding sequence ATGAAAAAAAGCAATTATCCAAAACCGGTGCTGACGCCAGGAGAAGTGGCGAAGCGCAGCGGGGTAGCGGTGTCGGCGCTGCATTTTTATGAGTCGAAAGGGCTGATCGCCAGCACGCGCAACGGTGGCAACCAGCGGCGATACAGCCGCGACGTGCTGCGCCGCGTGGCGATCATTAAAATCGCTCAGCGCATCGGCATTCCGCTGGCGACGGTCAGCGAAAGCCTGGCGCATATGCCGGTCGATAAGCGCATTTCGGCGAAAGCCTGGGAGGCGTTGACCGAGCAGTGGCGCGCCGAGTTGAACAAGCGCATCGAAACTCTGACGCACCTGCGTGACGACCTGGACGGCTGCATCGGCTGCGGCTGCTTATCGATGCGCGATTGTCCGCTGCGCAACCCCAACGATCGACTGGCTGAAGAGGGCACCGGCGCCATCCTGCTCGATCCGCAGCGCGAAGAGGAGTAG
- the soxS gene encoding superoxide response transcriptional regulator SoxS, with the protein MMHKDIIHSLTDWIDRNLDKNLSIDEVAAKAGYSKWHLQRMFRAVTRQTLGSYIRERRLTLAAEALTLTQRPVFDIAMQYGFDSQQTFSRVFRRQFSQTPTAYRHSMRRQNALRQRPAAFPRGDAMSSFAQRTTGVCCPVSG; encoded by the coding sequence ATGATGCATAAAGATATTATTCATTCTCTGACTGACTGGATTGATCGGAACTTAGATAAAAATCTTTCCATTGATGAAGTCGCAGCCAAAGCTGGCTACTCCAAGTGGCATCTGCAGCGGATGTTTCGCGCCGTCACCAGGCAGACGCTGGGCAGCTATATCCGTGAACGTCGGCTGACGCTGGCCGCGGAAGCGCTGACCCTGACGCAGCGTCCGGTATTTGATATCGCCATGCAGTACGGCTTTGATTCGCAACAGACTTTTTCCCGCGTTTTCCGCCGCCAGTTTTCGCAGACGCCGACCGCCTATCGTCACAGCATGCGTCGCCAGAACGCGCTGCGTCAGCGTCCGGCCGCCTTTCCGCGCGGCGATGCGATGAGCAGCTTCGCCCAACGCACCACCGGCGTCTGCTGCCCGGTCAGCGGTTAA